In Chryseobacterium gotjawalense, the following are encoded in one genomic region:
- a CDS encoding GNAT family N-acetyltransferase: MISPHYDMINIEQNDKTFDLFYDAEKAGFMEYNVNGNILEIIHTEVFKEFGGKDLGLELVKAAVELAEKNNYKIVASCPYAKKIIDATPEFKVLLAK, from the coding sequence ATGATATCACCACATTACGATATGATCAATATCGAACAAAACGACAAAACTTTCGACCTTTTTTACGACGCAGAAAAAGCCGGATTCATGGAGTATAACGTGAACGGAAATATTTTGGAAATCATCCACACCGAAGTATTCAAAGAATTTGGCGGAAAAGATTTGGGACTGGAGCTGGTAAAAGCTGCGGTGGAATTGGCAGAAAAAAATAATTACAAAATCGTTGCTTCGTGTCCTTATGCTAAGAAAATCATTGATGCGACGCCCGAATTTAAAGTTTTATTGGCGAAGTGA
- a CDS encoding TMEM175 family protein: MTKGRLEAFSDGVLAIIITIMVLGLQIPDGNTFDALKPLLFKFLSYLFSFIYVGIYWNNHHHLFQAVNHVNGKVLWANLHLLFWLSILPFATAWMGENNFTENPVALYGFILLMCALAFNILEKFCLDIEGKDSAIAKALKSTLKEKLSAGLYISGIILSFFYPIISVILYYTVALLWIIPDVRIEKTLK; this comes from the coding sequence GTGACCAAAGGCAGATTAGAAGCGTTCAGCGATGGTGTTCTCGCCATTATCATCACCATTATGGTATTAGGATTACAAATACCTGATGGGAATACTTTCGACGCATTGAAACCTCTGCTTTTCAAATTTCTGTCTTATCTTTTCAGTTTTATTTATGTTGGAATTTACTGGAATAACCATCATCATTTATTTCAAGCGGTTAATCATGTGAACGGTAAAGTTCTTTGGGCCAATCTTCATCTGCTGTTCTGGCTTTCGATACTGCCTTTTGCCACTGCCTGGATGGGAGAAAATAATTTTACCGAAAATCCCGTTGCCCTATATGGATTTATTTTGCTGATGTGCGCACTGGCTTTTAACATTTTAGAAAAATTCTGCCTGGATATCGAAGGTAAAGATTCCGCCATTGCAAAAGCGCTGAAATCTACTTTAAAGGAAAAACTTTCAGCAGGACTTTATATTTCAGGAATTATACTTTCCTTTTTTTACCCTATTATTTCTGTTATTTTATATTATACTGTGGCATTATTATGGATCATTCCTGATGTAAGAATTGAAAAAACTTTAAAATAA
- a CDS encoding catalase, whose translation MEEKKKLTRQTGAPVPDNQNVQTAGPRGPMLMQDFWYLEKMANFDREVIPERRMHAKGSGAFGTFTATHDISQYTKANIFNEIGKKTEMFARFSTVAGERGAADAERDIRGFALKFYTDEGIWDLVGNNTPVFFFRDPMKFPDLNHAVKRDPKTNMRSAQNNWDFWTLLPEALHQITIIMSDRGIPNGFRHMHGFGSHTYSFINKDNVRHWVKFHFRTQQGIDNLTDEEAAKIVGMDRESSQRDLFDNIEKGNFPKWKLFIQIMTEEEAKTYRFHPFDLTKVWSKKDFPLIEVGEFELNKNAENYFADVEQAAFNPTNIVPGIGFSPDKMLQGRLFSYGDAQRYRLGVNHYQIPVNKPRCPYHAYHRDGQMRVDGNYGGTKHYEPNSYGEWQEQPSAKEPPLELYGDAYAYNFRDDDEDYFTQPGNLFRIIKAEGKAEVLFKNTAAQVGGAEKFVQIRHIRNCGKADPEYGQGVANALGMSMDEVNSFDMSPYDQWAPSKTK comes from the coding sequence ATGGAAGAAAAGAAAAAACTCACGAGACAAACGGGAGCGCCGGTTCCTGACAATCAGAATGTGCAAACCGCAGGGCCAAGAGGTCCGATGCTGATGCAGGATTTTTGGTATTTAGAAAAGATGGCCAACTTCGACAGAGAAGTAATCCCCGAAAGACGAATGCACGCGAAAGGTTCCGGTGCTTTTGGAACGTTTACCGCAACCCACGATATTTCGCAATATACCAAAGCCAATATTTTCAATGAAATCGGAAAAAAAACAGAAATGTTTGCGCGATTTTCTACGGTCGCAGGAGAACGTGGTGCCGCCGACGCAGAAAGAGACATTCGGGGTTTTGCCCTGAAATTTTATACCGATGAAGGCATCTGGGATTTGGTGGGCAACAATACGCCTGTTTTCTTTTTCCGCGATCCGATGAAATTTCCTGATCTGAATCATGCCGTAAAACGCGATCCGAAAACCAATATGCGAAGTGCCCAAAACAACTGGGATTTCTGGACTTTGCTGCCGGAAGCGCTGCATCAGATAACCATTATCATGAGTGACCGTGGAATCCCAAACGGTTTCCGTCACATGCATGGTTTTGGAAGCCACACTTACAGTTTCATCAACAAAGATAATGTTCGCCATTGGGTAAAATTCCATTTCAGAACCCAGCAGGGAATCGATAATTTAACCGATGAGGAAGCAGCAAAAATAGTAGGAATGGATCGCGAATCTTCGCAGCGCGACTTATTCGACAATATCGAGAAAGGCAATTTCCCGAAATGGAAACTGTTTATTCAGATTATGACTGAAGAGGAAGCCAAAACCTACCGTTTTCATCCGTTTGATTTAACGAAAGTCTGGTCGAAAAAAGACTTCCCTTTAATTGAAGTAGGAGAATTTGAACTGAACAAAAATGCAGAAAATTACTTTGCAGATGTAGAACAAGCCGCCTTTAATCCAACGAATATTGTTCCGGGAATTGGCTTCTCACCCGACAAAATGCTTCAGGGAAGATTATTTTCTTACGGTGATGCACAGCGTTACCGATTGGGCGTGAATCATTATCAGATTCCGGTGAATAAACCGAGATGTCCGTATCATGCTTATCACCGCGATGGTCAAATGCGCGTTGACGGGAATTATGGCGGCACGAAACATTATGAACCAAACAGCTACGGTGAATGGCAGGAACAGCCGTCCGCCAAAGAGCCGCCTCTGGAATTGTACGGCGATGCGTACGCGTATAACTTCCGTGATGACGATGAAGATTATTTTACCCAGCCCGGTAATTTATTCCGCATTATTAAAGCAGAGGGAAAAGCCGAAGTGCTGTTTAAAAATACCGCAGCACAGGTTGGCGGCGCAGAAAAGTTCGTTCAGATCCGCCACATCAGAAATTGCGGGAAAGCCGATCCGGAATACGGACAAGGCGTTGCAAATGCTCTGGGAATGAGTATGGATGAAGTCAACAGTTTTGATATGAGCCCTTATGACCAATGGGCTCCCTCGAAAACGAAATAG
- a CDS encoding pirin family protein, which produces MSNIGIIIEEKAADIGNFLVGRLLPFREKRAVGPFVFIDHMGPIALKDYQNFDVPPHPHIGISTLTYLLEGSIQHKDSLGSDIEIKPGAVNWMTAGKGVVHSERTPDYLRHSEKHLHGFQIWVGLPKNLEQSEPAFHHTEADEIPVWNDGDLQFKLIAGELFGRKSPVPVHSPLFFIEIKSKTARKLSIGKDLFGEVAMYILEGNVNIEGNTFGGKQLLVAKNATLCEFETGENATLYLFGGEPFGEERFIFWNFVNSDKEVIEQAKLNWHEQNHEAFPLVIGDENDFVPLPKAVLNGKLSK; this is translated from the coding sequence ATGTCAAACATCGGAATAATTATTGAAGAAAAAGCTGCCGATATCGGGAACTTTTTAGTGGGAAGACTGCTTCCGTTTCGTGAAAAACGGGCAGTCGGTCCTTTCGTTTTCATCGATCATATGGGTCCTATTGCTTTAAAAGATTATCAAAACTTCGACGTGCCGCCCCATCCGCATATTGGGATTTCCACGCTGACTTATCTTTTGGAAGGTTCTATTCAGCACAAAGACAGTTTGGGCAGCGACATTGAAATAAAACCCGGCGCGGTGAACTGGATGACCGCCGGAAAAGGCGTTGTCCATTCTGAAAGAACGCCGGACTATTTAAGACATAGCGAAAAACATCTTCACGGATTTCAAATCTGGGTCGGTTTGCCGAAAAATTTAGAACAAAGCGAACCTGCTTTTCATCATACCGAAGCAGATGAAATCCCCGTTTGGAATGATGGCGATCTACAGTTTAAATTAATTGCCGGTGAACTTTTCGGAAGAAAATCCCCGGTTCCGGTTCACTCTCCATTATTTTTTATCGAAATCAAAAGCAAAACCGCACGGAAACTCAGCATCGGAAAGGATTTATTTGGCGAAGTAGCGATGTATATTCTGGAAGGAAATGTGAACATCGAAGGAAATACTTTCGGCGGAAAACAATTACTGGTTGCAAAAAATGCCACCTTATGTGAATTCGAAACCGGTGAAAACGCCACCCTGTATCTTTTTGGCGGTGAACCTTTCGGGGAAGAGCGGTTTATCTTCTGGAATTTTGTCAACTCTGACAAAGAAGTCATCGAGCAGGCAAAACTCAATTGGCATGAGCAAAACCACGAGGCTTTCCCACTGGTTATCGGCGATGAAAATGATTTCGTTCCCCTTCCGAAAGCAGTTCTGAACGGGAAATTATCAAAGTAA
- a CDS encoding NAD(P)-dependent oxidoreductase: MKISLIGATGYVGNAILKELLGRNHQVTAIARNTDKLTIEHENLQKKNIDIFNPTDLSQAIKGSDAVISAYNPGWANPNIHEEYLKGATSIQNTVEISGVKKLIVIGGAGTLKIDGNYIVDGPDFPKQLYPASSAVKKYFAENLSKNKTLDWEFFSPAIEMSSESDAQIKTGKYRLGTESPVFDQDGRSRLSVQDLALAIADELENKKFNHQIFTAAY; the protein is encoded by the coding sequence ATGAAAATCTCACTTATCGGCGCTACAGGCTATGTAGGAAATGCCATTCTCAAAGAACTTCTAGGAAGAAATCATCAGGTAACCGCCATCGCAAGAAATACGGATAAACTGACTATTGAACACGAAAATCTTCAAAAAAAGAATATCGATATCTTCAACCCAACCGATTTATCGCAGGCTATAAAAGGCAGTGATGCCGTCATCAGCGCTTATAATCCGGGCTGGGCCAATCCCAATATTCATGAGGAGTATCTGAAAGGAGCGACATCTATTCAGAATACGGTAGAAATTTCCGGTGTAAAAAAACTCATCGTGATTGGTGGCGCAGGAACTTTGAAAATTGATGGCAATTATATTGTTGACGGACCGGATTTTCCGAAGCAACTGTACCCCGCCTCAAGCGCCGTAAAAAAATATTTCGCAGAAAATCTAAGTAAGAATAAAACCCTCGACTGGGAATTTTTCAGTCCGGCAATCGAAATGAGCAGTGAGAGTGACGCTCAAATAAAAACAGGGAAATACCGTCTCGGAACAGAATCACCGGTTTTTGACCAAGATGGCCGCTCCAGACTTTCCGTTCAGGATTTAGCGCTAGCCATCGCTGATGAACTTGAAAACAAAAAATTCAACCATCAGATTTTCACCGCCGCTTATTAA
- a CDS encoding pirin family protein codes for MATKKVEIIVSPRPAHFVGDGFRVHNFIPSGLRLDMKRMDPFIMLDYNSKYNFGPTNVPRGVGVHPHRGFETVTIAYQGKVEHHDSAGGGGIIGEGDVQWMTAASGVLHKEFHESEWSKKGGIFQMVQLWVNLPAKYKMSTPQYQAIANSDMSKIDLAENGFIELIAGDYQGQTGPATTFSPVHMMNAKLKKGGKAEFNFPAHFNTAALVIEGNIIVNGEDKVATDHFVLFKNEGETFTIEAIEDSIILIVSGEPLNEPIAPHGPFVMNTREEILQAFDDYNNGKFGYLED; via the coding sequence ATGGCAACTAAAAAAGTAGAAATAATCGTTTCGCCAAGACCGGCACATTTTGTGGGTGACGGTTTTAGAGTGCATAATTTTATTCCAAGCGGACTCCGTTTGGATATGAAAAGAATGGATCCATTCATTATGTTGGATTATAATTCTAAATATAATTTTGGCCCGACTAATGTTCCAAGAGGGGTTGGCGTTCATCCTCACCGCGGTTTTGAAACGGTGACCATTGCGTATCAGGGAAAAGTGGAGCATCATGATTCCGCAGGTGGCGGTGGTATTATTGGCGAAGGCGATGTACAGTGGATGACGGCAGCTTCCGGCGTTTTGCATAAAGAATTCCACGAATCTGAATGGTCAAAAAAAGGCGGTATTTTTCAGATGGTTCAACTTTGGGTGAATCTTCCGGCGAAATACAAAATGAGTACACCACAATATCAAGCGATTGCTAATTCAGATATGTCAAAAATAGATTTGGCTGAAAACGGATTTATTGAATTGATTGCGGGTGATTATCAGGGTCAGACAGGTCCGGCAACTACTTTCAGTCCGGTTCATATGATGAACGCCAAATTGAAAAAAGGTGGAAAAGCAGAATTTAATTTCCCCGCCCATTTCAATACTGCAGCTTTGGTAATTGAGGGAAATATTATCGTCAATGGCGAAGATAAAGTTGCTACCGATCATTTTGTATTATTCAAAAATGAAGGAGAAACCTTTACCATAGAAGCCATCGAAGACAGCATTATTTTAATCGTAAGCGGTGAACCTTTAAATGAACCTATTGCGCCTCACGGCCCTTTCGTAATGAATACCCGCGAAGAAATCCTTCAGGCTTTCGATGATTATAATAATGGAAAATTTGGGTACCTGGAAGATTAG
- a CDS encoding MFS transporter translates to MIDFYKVSNGMAEPLLQSILIYVMPMNQDTSVKKFLPLILATAIFMQMLDSTILNTSLPSIAKDLHESPLNMQNAIISYVLTLALFMPVSGFLADKFGTRKVFITSLIIFSLGSLLCALSQNLNHLVLSRVIQGVGGSLMTPVGRLALIKTFKKNELMKAMNYAIIPALIGPILGPLVGGYMVDYLSWHWIFLINLPIGLLGLLLSLKYMPDYRSQTITFDLKGFLIFASASLLLSISLEMFGSAKPTTLILLIFTLGFLMIYYYYVHAKKTENPIFPLNLFQVRTFRVGILGNLATRLGISSIPLLVPLMIQIAYGQSAVISGWIVAPMALTAMLGKSFVIKILDRFGYRRTLMINTFIIGFLIACLGLPGINTSLFWFVPIIAILGFFNSIQFTSMNTIAIADLRDSHTSSGNSLLAVNQQLAVGFGIAIGLIILKLFEDSPAITSGKIHVAFRYTFFLVGILTIITGFVFRRLHSTDGNNMKSQV, encoded by the coding sequence ATGATAGATTTTTATAAAGTTTCTAATGGGATGGCAGAACCTTTGCTGCAATCAATTTTAATTTATGTCATGCCTATGAACCAGGACACTTCTGTTAAAAAATTCCTTCCCTTAATTTTGGCAACGGCCATTTTTATGCAGATGTTGGATTCCACCATTCTGAATACTTCATTACCTTCCATCGCAAAAGACTTACACGAATCTCCTTTGAACATGCAGAATGCGATTATCAGTTATGTGTTAACGCTGGCTTTGTTCATGCCTGTAAGTGGATTTTTGGCCGACAAATTTGGAACGCGGAAAGTCTTCATCACTTCTTTGATAATTTTCAGTTTGGGTTCGTTGCTTTGCGCCCTTTCTCAAAACCTCAACCATTTGGTACTTTCGAGAGTTATTCAAGGCGTTGGTGGAAGTTTGATGACGCCAGTCGGCCGCTTAGCTTTAATTAAGACCTTTAAAAAAAATGAACTGATGAAGGCGATGAATTATGCGATTATTCCAGCGCTGATCGGCCCTATCCTTGGTCCACTTGTCGGTGGATATATGGTCGATTATTTATCCTGGCACTGGATTTTCCTCATTAATCTTCCCATTGGACTCCTTGGACTTTTGCTCAGTTTAAAATACATGCCTGATTACCGGTCCCAAACGATTACGTTTGATTTAAAGGGTTTTTTAATATTTGCCTCGGCTTCGCTGCTACTTTCCATTTCGCTGGAAATGTTTGGCTCCGCAAAGCCCACGACTTTAATTTTGCTCATTTTCACGTTGGGATTTTTAATGATTTATTATTATTACGTTCACGCCAAAAAAACAGAAAACCCTATTTTTCCTTTAAATTTATTTCAGGTAAGAACGTTTCGCGTAGGGATTTTAGGAAACTTAGCAACCCGATTGGGAATCAGTTCTATTCCACTTTTAGTGCCACTGATGATCCAAATTGCTTACGGACAATCCGCTGTAATTTCCGGTTGGATTGTCGCACCAATGGCTTTAACAGCCATGCTGGGAAAATCTTTTGTCATTAAAATTCTCGACCGGTTCGGCTACCGAAGAACCTTGATGATCAATACGTTTATCATCGGCTTCTTAATTGCCTGTTTAGGTTTGCCCGGAATTAACACTTCCCTATTTTGGTTTGTTCCCATCATCGCGATTCTCGGATTTTTCAACTCCATTCAGTTTACATCGATGAACACCATTGCAATTGCAGATTTACGGGATTCTCATACGAGCAGTGGAAATTCACTCTTAGCAGTCAATCAGCAACTTGCCGTAGGATTTGGTATTGCGATTGGCTTAATCATCTTAAAACTATTTGAAGACAGCCCAGCCATAACCTCTGGAAAAATACACGTTGCATTCCGGTACACCTTTTTTCTGGTCGGGATTCTGACCATAATTACGGGATTCGTTTTCAGAAGGCTTCATTCTACAGATGGCAACAATATGAAATCACAGGTATAA
- a CDS encoding RsmB/NOP family class I SAM-dependent RNA methyltransferase, translated as MELIHRNLLIGIHDALQETFFEDRKYADKVIERLLKSHKQWGSEDRKVVAQIFYDIIRWKKRLEYYMGEGVKPNNIYKMILAYCLWTKTHYKKFEEFDGVKNADILIKLKKHTVPTKAIEYSIPDWLAETLEKELGNSWEREMVALNEQAPTILRANTLKTTAKELVSDLRDENVESFLIPNYPDAVQLELKKNVFLTSAFKDGLFEVQDASSQKIGELLDVKEGMRVVDVCAGAGGKTLHLAALMKNKGQIIALDIYEWKLAELKRRAKRAGAHNIETRYIDDNKVIKRLHEKADRLLIDSPCSGLGVLKRNPDSKWKIDQEFIDRIKKEQEKILQDYSKILKKGGKMIYATCSILPSENDEQVAKFLKNNEGFTLLKEEKVMPSEGYDGFYMALIERKA; from the coding sequence ATGGAACTCATACACAGAAACTTACTCATAGGAATTCACGACGCACTGCAGGAAACCTTTTTCGAAGACCGAAAATATGCTGATAAAGTAATCGAACGGCTTTTGAAATCACATAAACAATGGGGCAGCGAAGACCGAAAAGTAGTTGCGCAGATTTTTTACGATATCATCCGTTGGAAAAAACGCCTTGAATATTACATGGGCGAAGGTGTGAAACCGAACAATATTTACAAAATGATTTTGGCGTATTGTCTCTGGACCAAAACGCACTATAAAAAATTTGAAGAATTTGATGGCGTGAAAAACGCTGATATTCTTATTAAACTAAAGAAACATACCGTTCCTACCAAAGCGATTGAATATTCAATCCCCGACTGGTTGGCAGAAACTTTGGAAAAAGAACTCGGCAACAGCTGGGAAAGAGAAATGGTGGCGCTGAACGAGCAGGCTCCTACCATTCTTCGTGCCAATACTTTGAAAACCACCGCTAAAGAATTGGTTTCTGACTTGCGGGACGAGAATGTAGAAAGTTTCCTGATTCCGAATTATCCGGATGCCGTACAATTAGAGTTAAAGAAAAACGTTTTTTTAACCTCGGCCTTTAAAGATGGTTTATTTGAAGTTCAGGATGCAAGTTCCCAAAAAATTGGTGAACTTTTGGACGTAAAAGAAGGAATGCGTGTGGTGGATGTTTGCGCCGGAGCAGGTGGGAAAACCTTGCATTTGGCGGCTTTAATGAAAAATAAAGGTCAGATTATCGCCCTCGATATTTACGAATGGAAATTAGCAGAACTGAAACGTCGGGCCAAAAGAGCCGGCGCTCACAATATCGAAACGAGATATATCGACGATAATAAAGTGATCAAAAGACTGCATGAAAAAGCAGACCGTTTGTTGATCGATTCCCCTTGTTCCGGTTTGGGAGTTCTGAAAAGAAACCCCGATTCCAAATGGAAAATCGACCAGGAATTTATCGACAGAATCAAAAAAGAGCAGGAGAAAATTCTACAGGATTATTCTAAAATCTTGAAGAAAGGAGGAAAAATGATTTACGCAACCTGTTCTATTTTGCCAAGTGAAAATGATGAACAAGTCGCAAAATTCCTTAAAAACAATGAAGGATTTACTTTATTAAAAGAAGAAAAAGTGATGCCGAGCGAAGGCTACGACGGATTCTATATGGCGCTGATCGAGAGAAAAGCGTAA